One window from the genome of Pieris napi chromosome 3, ilPieNapi1.2, whole genome shotgun sequence encodes:
- the LOC125063201 gene encoding cell wall protein DAN4-like isoform X1 translates to MAARVFSTIAAVLVLQCCMMSLAVPAEPPMSTPPTGSPNTTTSVAAISTNTTASTPSESTTSTTPVTPKANSTNTTAPTTNGDNSTTTPVTPKANSTNTTAPTTNGDNSTTTPVTPKVSPTTSPTTKREGNSSIPPSPAVSSSTVPPVTAASSGLSPGATAAAVIGGLAGTGILIFVGKMAYKKYF, encoded by the exons ATGGCGGCTCGCGTGTTTTCGACGATAGCTGCTGTACTT GTACTTCAGTGTTGTATGATGTCTTTAGCAGT GCCAGCAGAACCACCAATGTCCACTCCACCAACAGGAAGTCCTAATACCACGACATCCGTTGCAGCGATTTCAACAAATACAACGGCCTCTACACCATCAGAAAGTACGACTTCCACGACACCCGTTACACCAAAAGCGAATTCAACAAATACAACGGCCCCTACTACAAATGGGGATAATTCTACCACGACACCCGTTACACCAAAAGCGAATTCAACAAATACAACGGCCCCTACTACAAATGGGGATAATTCTACCACGACACCCGTTACACCAAAAGTGAGTCCAACCACTTCACCGACCACTAAACGAGAAGGGAATTCCTCTATCCCACCATCACCCGCAGTATCATCCTCAACAGTACCTCCAG taaCTGCGGCGTCATCGGGCTT GTCTCCTGGCGCAACTGCAGCAGCAGTGATTGGAGGTCTGGCGGGAACTGGAATTCTAATTTTTGTGGGGAAAATGGCctacaaaaaatacttttaa
- the LOC125063201 gene encoding cell wall protein DAN4-like isoform X2 codes for MAARVFSTIAAVLVLQCCMMSLAVPAEPPMSTPPTGSPNTTTSVAAISTNTTASTPSESTTSTTPVTPKANSTNTTAPTTNGDNSTTTPVTPKVSPTTSPTTKREGNSSIPPSPAVSSSTVPPVTAASSGLSPGATAAAVIGGLAGTGILIFVGKMAYKKYF; via the exons ATGGCGGCTCGCGTGTTTTCGACGATAGCTGCTGTACTT GTACTTCAGTGTTGTATGATGTCTTTAGCAGT GCCAGCAGAACCACCAATGTCCACTCCACCAACAGGAAGTCCTAATACCACGACATCCGTTGCAGCGATTTCAACAAATACAACGGCCTCTACACCATCAGAAAGTACGACTTCCACGACACCCGTTACACCAAAAGCGAATTCAACAA ATACAACGGCCCCTACTACAAATGGGGATAATTCTACCACGACACCCGTTACACCAAAAGTGAGTCCAACCACTTCACCGACCACTAAACGAGAAGGGAATTCCTCTATCCCACCATCACCCGCAGTATCATCCTCAACAGTACCTCCAG taaCTGCGGCGTCATCGGGCTT GTCTCCTGGCGCAACTGCAGCAGCAGTGATTGGAGGTCTGGCGGGAACTGGAATTCTAATTTTTGTGGGGAAAATGGCctacaaaaaatacttttaa